From the Bacillota bacterium genome, the window GGCAGTTTTGTCCGGATCGGACATTATCATACCCGCTCTTGAAAACAGGGCCGTTTTAGCCAATCTCATTGATACTGCAGAAGTGCTGGATATTCCTCTGGCTCTCGACTTAAATGCATATGATCTTTCTTCATCGAAAATTGCTTCCGATCAGCTCTTTGAGGATATCGGAGTGGCTTATCCAAAACATTGGCCTGGCTGCTGTTATCCCCTGATTGCCAAACCAACCGGAGCAAGTGGGAGTGAAGGGGTGATTCGGCTGCAGGATGAATCCGATCTGGAGTTGTTCAGAAAAAAGATAGGTGATGAAGAAGACCGATGGGTTCTCCAGGAGTATCTTACCGGTCCATCCTATTCTATTGAAATAATCGGCTATAAAGGGGAATATCTACCTTTGCAGGTAACCGGCCTTGAAATGGACGATATATACGATTGCAAAAGGGTTCTTGCGCCGGCTGACCTGTCTGAGGAATTAAAGGATCACTTTTCCGCGTTAGCGACAAATATTGCAGAAGAAATTAATTTGAATGGTATTATGGATGTGGAAGTGATTTTAAATAAAGGTGTTCTCAAAGTGTTGGAAATAGATGCTCGTCTGCCCAGTCAAACCCCAACTGCAGTTTTCCATTCGACGGGAATAAATATGCTTGAAACTCTTACCGCGACGTTCATAAATGGTCGGTTGAACAAAGATGTTATAGTTGAAGATAAGAAAGCGGTTATTTTTGAACATATTTTTGTCTCCCCCGGTAAAATTACTGTTAGTGGGGAACATGTAGTATCTGAAGCTGGTCCGCTGGCCCTTCTGGAAGATTTTTTCGGTGCTGACGAAGCATTAACCAATTATGCCCCGGGTATGGAAAAATGGATGGCCACATTAATCATAACCGGCAGTGATTCAACTGATGTCCGTAATAAAAGAGAGTCAGTAATCAAGCGGCTTATGACTGAAATGGATCTAATAGATTATCTGGATCCTGAACCCCGGGTTCAAGATATTAAATCGTGAG encodes:
- the pylC gene encoding 3-methylornithine--L-lysine ligase PylC, with the translated sequence MRAAVIGGRLQGLEAVYLARKAGWDIVLVDIKSSVPAQNMADTFYLTDARRKDELAAVLSGSDIIIPALENRAVLANLIDTAEVLDIPLALDLNAYDLSSSKIASDQLFEDIGVAYPKHWPGCCYPLIAKPTGASGSEGVIRLQDESDLELFRKKIGDEEDRWVLQEYLTGPSYSIEIIGYKGEYLPLQVTGLEMDDIYDCKRVLAPADLSEELKDHFSALATNIAEEINLNGIMDVEVILNKGVLKVLEIDARLPSQTPTAVFHSTGINMLETLTATFINGRLNKDVIVEDKKAVIFEHIFVSPGKITVSGEHVVSEAGPLALLEDFFGADEALTNYAPGMEKWMATLIITGSDSTDVRNKRESVIKRLMTEMDLIDYLDPEPRVQDIKS